The following proteins are co-located in the Phragmites australis chromosome 10, lpPhrAust1.1, whole genome shotgun sequence genome:
- the LOC133883225 gene encoding U-box domain-containing protein 52-like yields the protein MGRYQDGRESPDTSSYPLVAVCIDKDKNSQNALKWAIDSLVQKGQTIVLVHVNTKGTSGGVEDANGFKQPTDPHMKDLFLPFRCFCTRKDIQCKDVVLDEHDVAKSIIEFSAHAAIEKLVIGATARGGFRFKADIPTTISKGAPDFCTVFIINKGKVSSTRNAIRAAPRVSPLRSQIQCQSIAAVAPSQRWSSSSRGHDHAETPRVDNYIRSPFARGGTGNMRKSYADLSHLSMPDSADISFVSTGRRSVDHHPAMVPPRMSATSTDSYDHSFEMSRTPSKWGGDSFGAMDHTSFSQSSASSFCSIGMDDVETEMKRLRLELKQTMDMYSTACKEALTAKQKAMELQRWKAEEEQKTQDSRLTEESAMAMIEREKAKAKAAMEAAEASQRIAELEVQKRISAEKKLLKEAEERKNRGGGMSHEVQYRRYSIEEIEHATERFNDARKIGEGGYGPVYKGFLDHTPVAIKVLRPDAAQGRSQFQQEVEVLSCIRHPNMVLLLGACPEYGCLVYEYMANGSLDDCLFRRGGGPVIPWQHRFRIAAEIATGLLFLHQTKPEPLVHRDLKPGNILLDRNYVSKVSDVGLARLVPPSVADTVTQYRMTSTAGTFCYIDPEYQQTGMLGVKSDVYSLGVMLLQIITAKPPMGLTHHVGRALERGALQDLLDPAVPDWPIEEAQCLAEMAIRCCELRRKDRPDLGTLVLPELNRLRALGEDNMQYCGAIRGGGGSNSMHSSPFHSNAPRSHADMMSDSQYPRSVFSSRAGDSPMPTRRSNA from the exons ATGGGGAGGTACCAGGACGGAAGGGAGTCGCCGGACACGTCGAGCTACCCGCTGGTGGCGGTGTGCATCGACAAGGACAAGAACAGCCAGAACGCGCTCAAGTGGGCCATCGACTCGCTCGTCCAGAAGGGCCAGACCATCGTCCTCGTCCACGTCAACACCAAGGGCACCTCAG GCGGGGTGGAGGATGCCAACGGGTTCAAGCAGCCGACGGACCCGCACATGAAGGACCTCTTCCTTCCGTTCCGCTGCTTCTGCACCCGCAAGGAC ATCCAGTGCAAGGATGTGGTGCTGGACGAGCACGACGTGGCCAAGTCGATCATTGAGTTCTCGGCGCACGCGGCCATCGAGAAGCTGGTCATCGGCGCCACGGCGAGGGGCGGCTTCAGGTTCAAGGCAGACATCCCGACGACCATCTCCAAGGGCGCACCAGACTTCTGCACGGTGTTTATCATCAACAAGGGCAAGGTCTCGTCGACGCGCAACGCCATCCGCGCCGCGCCACGGGTGTCGCCGCTCCGGTCGCAGATCCAATGCCAGAGCATCGCAGCCGTGGCGCCGTCGCAGCGGTGGTCGTCGTCGTCAAGGGGGCACGACCACGCCGAGACGCCGAGGGTGGACAACTACATCCGCTCGCCGTTCGCCCGAGGGGGCACGGGGAACATGAGGAAGTCGTACGCCGACCTCAGCCACCTGTCCATGCCGGACTCGGCGGACATCTCGTTCGTCAGCACCGGCCGCCGGAGCGTCGACCACCACCCGGCGATGGTCCCTCCACGGATGTCGGCCACCTCCACGGATAGCTACGACCACAGCTTCGAGATGTCGCGCACGCCCAGCAAGTGGGGCGGCGACTCCTTTGGCGCCATGGACCACACCTCCTTCTCGCAGAGCAGCGCCTCCTCCTTCTGCTCCATCGGCATG GACGACGTGGAGACGGAGATGAAGCGGCTACGGCTCGAGCTCAAGCAGACCATGGACATGTACAGCACGGCCTGCAAGGAGGCGCTCACTGCAAAACAGAAGGCGATGGAGCTGCAGAGGTggaaggcggaggaggagcagaagacGCAGGACTCGCGGCTGACGGAGGAGTCAGCAATGGCGATGATCGAGCGGGAGAAGGCGAAGGCGAAGGCGGcgatggaggcggcggaggcgtcgcaGCGGATCGCCGAGCTGGAGGTGCAAAAGCGGATCAGCGCAGAgaagaagctgctcaaggaGGCCGAGGAACGCAAGAACCGCGGCGGCGGCATGTCGCACGAGGTTCAGTACCGCCGGTACAGTATCGAGGAGATAGAGCACGCCACCGAGCGCTTCAACGATGCCCGCAAGATCGGCGAGGGCGGATACGGTCCTGTGTACAAGGGCTTCCTCGACCACACACCGGTAGCCATCAAGGTGCTCCGCCCCGACGCCGCGCAGGGCAGGTCCCAGTTCCAGCAGGAGGTTGAGGTGCTCAGCTGCATCCGCCACCCCAACATGGTGCTCCTCCTAGGCGCCTGCCCGGAGTACGGCTGCCTCGTGTACGAGTACATGGCCAACGGTAGCCTCGACGACTGCCTCttccggcgcggcggcggccccgTCATCCCGTGGCAGCACCGGTTCCGCATCGCCGCCGAGATCGCCACCGGGCTGTTGTTCCTGCACCAGACTAAGCCGGAGCCGCTTGTGCATCGCGACCTCAAGCCCGGGAACATTCTGCTCGACCGCAACTACGTGAGCAAGGTCAGCGACGTCGGACTGGCGCGGCTCGTGCCGCCATCCGTCGCCGACACCGTGACGCAGTACCGCATGACGTCCACCGCCGGCACGTTCTGCTACATCGATCCGGAGTACCAGCAGACGGGCATGCTCGGCGTCAAGTCCGACGTCTACTCCCTCGGCGTCATGCTGCTGCAGATCATCACGGCGAAGCCACCCATGGGGCTAACGCACCACGTCGGTCGCGCCCTGGAGCGCGGCGCGCTCCAGGACCTGCTCGACCCGGCTGTTCCCGATTGGCCCATCGAGGAGGCGCAGTGCCTCGCTGAGATGGCCATCCGGTGCTGCGAGCTGCGCCGCAAGGACCGGCCGGACCTCGGCACCCTCGTGCTCCCGGAGCTCAATCGGCTGCGCGCGCTTGGTGAGGACAACATGCAGTACTGTGGCGCCATCaggggtggcggcggcagcaatAGCATGCACAGCTCCCCGTTCCACAGCAATGCCCCACGGTCACACGCC GATATGATGAGCGACTCGCAGTACCCGAGATCGGTGTTCAGCTCAAGAGCAGGTGATTCACCCATGCCGACACGAAGGTCGAACGCCTAA